In a single window of the Desulfovibrio mangrovi genome:
- a CDS encoding Bax inhibitor-1/YccA family protein encodes MLGRTVSTAGVRRGELVNAFMRGVYGWMTAGLGVTALTALAVASSETMLQLIFGNAMMTIMLFIGQIGLVMYLSARINKLSGSAATGLFLAYSALNGVTLSAILLVYAQSTIFNAFFTAAGMFAAMSIYGMTTKKDLTGMGQFMMMGLFGLIIASIINMFLGSGPMDMIISLIGVVIFAGLTAYDSQKLRYMGETMPLGDETAIRRGSILGALTLYLDFINLFLFLLRLFGGSRD; translated from the coding sequence ATGCTCGGAAGAACCGTCAGCACTGCCGGAGTACGGCGCGGGGAACTTGTTAACGCCTTCATGCGCGGCGTGTATGGCTGGATGACCGCAGGTCTCGGCGTCACCGCACTGACCGCTCTTGCTGTGGCCAGCAGCGAAACCATGCTGCAGCTCATTTTCGGCAACGCCATGATGACGATTATGCTCTTCATCGGCCAGATCGGTCTGGTCATGTATCTGAGCGCTCGCATCAACAAGCTTTCAGGCTCTGCAGCCACCGGCCTTTTCCTTGCGTACAGCGCGCTGAACGGCGTAACCCTTTCCGCCATTCTGCTGGTCTACGCACAGAGCACCATTTTTAATGCCTTCTTCACTGCGGCAGGCATGTTCGCGGCCATGTCCATCTACGGCATGACTACCAAGAAGGACCTGACCGGCATGGGCCAGTTCATGATGATGGGCCTCTTCGGTCTGATCATCGCTTCGATCATTAACATGTTCCTGGGCAGCGGCCCCATGGATATGATCATCAGCCTCATCGGTGTGGTAATCTTCGCCGGACTGACCGCCTATGACAGCCAGAAGCTCCGCTACATGGGTGAAACCATGCCGCTGGGCGATGAAACCGCCATTCGTCGCGGCTCCATCCTTGGCGCGCTGACCCTGTATCTGGACTTCATCAACCTGTTCCTGTTCCTGCTCCGTCTTTTCGGCGGCTCCAGAGACTAA